One segment of Ignavibacteria bacterium DNA contains the following:
- a CDS encoding IS21 family transposase: MHFLGKNKLQITASTGLSRNTVRKYLALQRDLAITWSDVLLKSDKELDDLFCVKPAEPEGERLAVLREYFVRHDRRLAQRGMTLRRHYDTYAALHPDGYRKTAFYRHYYQWKRRVAVSMHIVHKAGDRMYVDFTGEKLSYCDADTGQILTAEVFVAILGASQLTYVEATPSQRVEDFIGCCQRSLHFFGGAPNAIVPDNLKSAVIKSNRYEPQLNENFEGFADHYSMAALPARAYKPKDKALVEGAVKIIYTTIFASMPRHPPPSLEALNDAIWELLKKHNSDHFKGRTYSRMDQFIEMEQQALQPLPEQLYELRHSVQATALKNGHVCLSPDKHFYSVPCALVGKKLRLLYSSSTVEVFYKYELVATHRRVRSPHGYSTLKEHMPAGHQALEAWSAEYFLEKASAIAPEVEAYIRQVLHRRNYPALAYKSCQGILLLSRSVGPQRLAKACRRADSFELYSFRVVEDILKRRLDDDDAHQEDLQMPRHENIRGKQYYQQSNDESLLTGEGHE; the protein is encoded by the coding sequence CTGCACTTCCTTGGGAAGAATAAGCTTCAGATCACGGCCTCCACGGGCCTGTCTCGCAATACGGTTCGCAAGTACCTGGCCCTGCAGCGAGACCTGGCCATCACCTGGAGCGACGTGTTGCTCAAGAGCGACAAAGAACTTGATGATCTGTTTTGCGTCAAGCCTGCAGAGCCCGAGGGCGAGCGCTTGGCTGTTCTCCGCGAGTACTTTGTCCGGCACGACAGACGCCTTGCACAGCGGGGAATGACGCTGCGGCGTCACTATGATACCTATGCCGCGCTGCACCCCGATGGCTACCGCAAGACGGCATTCTACCGGCACTACTACCAGTGGAAGAGGCGCGTGGCGGTCAGCATGCATATCGTGCACAAGGCCGGTGATAGGATGTACGTGGACTTCACGGGTGAGAAGCTCAGCTACTGCGACGCCGATACGGGCCAGATCCTGACAGCAGAGGTCTTCGTTGCGATTCTGGGTGCGAGCCAGTTGACGTATGTCGAGGCCACGCCATCGCAGCGCGTGGAGGATTTCATCGGCTGCTGCCAGAGATCGCTGCACTTCTTCGGAGGTGCTCCCAATGCCATAGTGCCCGACAATCTCAAATCGGCGGTCATCAAGAGCAATCGTTACGAGCCGCAGCTCAACGAGAACTTTGAGGGCTTTGCCGATCATTACAGCATGGCAGCACTTCCGGCCCGCGCCTACAAGCCAAAGGACAAGGCTCTTGTTGAAGGCGCCGTCAAGATCATCTACACGACGATCTTTGCGTCGATGCCGCGGCATCCGCCGCCGAGCCTTGAGGCTCTCAATGATGCGATCTGGGAGCTCCTGAAGAAGCATAACAGCGACCACTTCAAAGGGCGCACCTACTCACGCATGGATCAGTTCATCGAGATGGAGCAGCAGGCCCTACAGCCACTACCGGAACAACTCTATGAACTCAGGCACTCGGTTCAAGCCACGGCGCTTAAGAACGGGCACGTGTGCCTGAGCCCGGACAAGCACTTCTACAGCGTGCCGTGCGCTCTCGTAGGCAAGAAACTGCGCTTGCTCTACAGCTCCTCAACGGTGGAAGTGTTCTACAAGTACGAGCTCGTTGCCACCCACCGGCGCGTGAGATCACCTCACGGCTACAGTACCCTCAAAGAACACATGCCTGCCGGACATCAGGCCCTAGAGGCTTGGAGTGCTGAGTACTTTCTGGAGAAGGCATCGGCCATTGCTCCTGAAGTAGAAGCCTACATCAGGCAAGTACTGCACCGGCGCAACTACCCGGCGCTGGCCTATAAGTCGTGCCAGGGCATTCTCTTACTCTCCCGTTCGGTGGGACCCCAGAGGCTGGCCAAGGCCTGCCGCCGCGCAGACTCCTTTGAGCTCTACAGCTTCCGCGTTGTAGAAGACATCCTTAAGCGAAGACTCGATGATGACGATGCTCACCAGGAAGATCTTCAAATGCCACGTCATGAAAACATACGAGGCAAGCAGTACTACCAACAGTCCAATGATGAATCACTATTAACTGGAGAAGGTCATGAATGA
- a CDS encoding ATP-binding protein → MNEGSNASTLEKIKAMKLHGMSRAFTASLQVGRPQEETWDEFLAAIINAEWDDRCNRKQERGVKNARFRYKAMVEQISFAGPRQQFKNQILRLADCAFISKNENVLITGSTGIGKSFVASAIGHQACALGFRVLYEHSTKLFSRLKMAKVDGSYARELIKMEKQDLLIIDDFGMQPLDQQSRAFLMEIIEDRHGKRSTMFTSQVPVNNWYEIIGEQTIADAILDRIIHDAHRLELTGDSLRKRKPNTAPETIE, encoded by the coding sequence ATGAATGAAGGATCCAACGCCTCTACACTCGAGAAGATCAAGGCCATGAAGCTGCACGGAATGTCGCGTGCCTTTACCGCGAGTCTGCAGGTTGGCCGGCCACAGGAGGAAACATGGGACGAGTTTCTTGCAGCCATCATCAACGCCGAATGGGACGACCGCTGCAACCGCAAGCAGGAGCGCGGTGTTAAGAACGCCCGGTTTCGCTATAAGGCCATGGTTGAGCAGATCAGCTTTGCCGGTCCCAGGCAGCAGTTCAAGAACCAGATCTTGCGCCTTGCCGACTGCGCCTTTATCAGTAAGAACGAAAACGTCCTGATCACCGGCAGCACAGGCATCGGCAAGAGCTTTGTGGCTTCAGCCATCGGTCATCAGGCGTGCGCGCTCGGTTTCAGAGTCCTCTACGAGCACAGCACCAAGCTCTTCTCCCGTCTGAAGATGGCCAAGGTCGACGGCTCATACGCGCGGGAACTCATCAAAATGGAAAAGCAGGATCTGCTGATCATCGATGACTTCGGAATGCAGCCACTTGATCAACAGAGCAGGGCATTCCTCATGGAGATCATCGAAGACCGCCACGGTAAGAGATCGACCATGTTTACCTCACAAGTACCGGTTAACAACTGGTACGAGATCATCGGCGAACAAACCATTGCCGATGCTATCTTAGACCGTATCATTCACGACGCTCATCGCCTGGAACTTACCGGCGATTCCCTCAGAAAACGTAAGCCGAATACAGCCCCCGAAACGATCGAATAA